A single genomic interval of Methyloceanibacter caenitepidi harbors:
- the pdeM gene encoding ligase-associated DNA damage response endonuclease PdeM codes for MPETAPTLRSHLTIGKHSFRPLVAGALYWPSQDALLVADLHLEKGAAFAARGMLLPPYDTRATLSRLGKLIEALDPQRIVALGDSFHRSECADRLVDDDFALLRSLQKGRDWFWICGNHDPHLPESVGGTVCGSLTIEGVVLRHEPSEEATGPEIVGHLHPIARISRRGAVVRRRCFASDGNRLVMPAFGAYTGGLNVMNDVFKPLFFWHQLEAWMMGRHAVYPVLGSLLLPD; via the coding sequence ATGCCAGAGACCGCGCCGACATTGCGCTCGCATCTCACCATCGGAAAGCATTCGTTTCGGCCGCTTGTGGCGGGGGCCCTCTACTGGCCGTCGCAGGACGCGCTCCTCGTCGCCGATCTTCACTTGGAGAAAGGCGCCGCCTTCGCCGCGCGCGGCATGCTGCTGCCGCCTTACGATACGCGGGCGACCCTGTCGCGGCTCGGCAAGCTCATCGAGGCGCTCGACCCGCAGCGTATCGTCGCCCTTGGCGATAGCTTTCATCGCAGTGAATGCGCGGACAGGCTCGTTGACGACGACTTCGCGTTGCTGCGGTCGCTGCAGAAGGGCCGCGACTGGTTCTGGATCTGCGGCAACCACGATCCGCATCTGCCCGAGAGCGTCGGTGGGACGGTTTGCGGGTCGCTGACCATTGAAGGCGTCGTGCTGCGCCACGAGCCGTCCGAGGAGGCGACAGGACCCGAGATCGTCGGCCACCTACATCCCATCGCCCGTATTTCCCGGCGTGGCGCCGTCGTGCGCCGCCGGTGCTTCGCGAGCGACGGCAACCGCCTCGTCATGCCGGCGTTCGGCGCTTATACGGGCGGGCTCAACGTCATGAACGATGTCTTCAAGCCGCTATTCTTCTGGCACCAGCTTGAGGCCTGGATGATGGGGCGGCACGCGGTCTATCCGGTGCTCGGCAGCCTGCTTCTTCCCGACTAG
- a CDS encoding TIGR02186 family protein, which yields MRAALLIPTLLTLAFLAAPSYGQSTAPPAPVLKPGTSHERVLADISTREVAIQSNFSGIEIIIFGSIDFSDARMPTRGKYDVIALVRGPTEPITIRRKTRVGGIWVNGPSATYPDAPSFYAVLSSRPVRAIASNDTLKELDIGLSELNFGRETAGSPQEQSFESALIRLMEERGLYTEDDSGVVFIGRSLFRSTVALPTNVPTGRYRVEVYLFRDGTLASKTKGSLEVNKAGMEATIYNLAFHQPFLYGLLGIAIAVLAGLMGWFAFRKD from the coding sequence ATGCGAGCGGCTCTGCTCATTCCCACTCTTCTAACACTGGCGTTTCTCGCCGCTCCCTCTTACGGCCAGAGCACTGCGCCGCCTGCACCTGTGCTGAAGCCCGGCACAAGCCACGAAAGGGTACTGGCGGATATTTCTACGCGCGAGGTCGCGATCCAGTCGAACTTCAGCGGCATCGAAATTATCATCTTCGGCAGCATCGATTTCAGCGACGCCCGCATGCCGACCCGTGGCAAGTACGACGTTATCGCCCTGGTGCGCGGCCCCACGGAACCCATCACAATCCGGCGGAAGACACGCGTGGGCGGGATCTGGGTGAATGGCCCGAGTGCGACCTATCCGGATGCGCCGAGCTTCTATGCCGTCCTCTCATCGCGACCGGTCCGCGCGATCGCGTCTAACGACACCCTCAAGGAGCTTGACATCGGCCTGTCGGAGCTCAATTTCGGCCGTGAGACCGCCGGCAGCCCGCAGGAACAAAGCTTCGAATCCGCCCTGATCCGGCTGATGGAAGAGAGGGGTCTGTATACGGAAGACGATTCCGGTGTGGTGTTTATCGGCCGCAGCCTGTTCCGCTCGACAGTGGCCCTGCCGACGAATGTCCCGACGGGCCGCTACCGGGTGGAGGTCTATCTCTTTCGGGACGGCACCCTCGCGAGCAAGACGAAAGGCTCGCTGGAGGTCAACAAGGCCGGCATGGAGGCGACGATCTACAACCTCGCCTTTCACCAGCCGTTTCTTTACGGCCTTCTCGGGATCGCCATCGCGGTGCTTGCTGGCCTCATGGGCTGGTTCGCCTTCCGCAAGGACTAA